A genomic segment from Antedon mediterranea chromosome 6, ecAntMedi1.1, whole genome shotgun sequence encodes:
- the LOC140051564 gene encoding E3 ubiquitin-protein ligase TRIM56-like codes for MAAKVINDINEKVLLCSVCHEVFQTPKTLGCQHSFCLKCIQNWVERSGGKLTCPMCRQQFKLPSNGVGGLPSSYFINQLLEYTKETKENVASEKRCVMCNKEATAHCMECSAYLCSQCSENHCKIPSCCDHTVMSLNQYMSMDAKERTAAKPVMCPKHTSVAVEFYCGTCSVPVCMKCTVVTHKGHNLQELDTAFEEFKRDANEILSGFSTHENEMKSELLKHVTEKEARKESVKKCITEVKQHTKNLHQMIDDAEKVLLDDLTTQYKIVTAKRQKEKIDTESKIEQLQNASLFVDTLVKAPQPSAALFDASKIMNEARKIMNERQSSRGPPSKRQRNVISFRNIPEAVVTSGTIFSFQKNAQLTANATKIGTVVQQPF; via the coding sequence atggCTGCTAAAGTAATCAACGATATTAATGAAAAAGTTCTTTTGTGTTCCGTATGCCATGAGGTATTTCAAACTCCTAAAACACTAGGCTGTCAGCACTCATTTTGCTTGAAGTGTATTCAAAATTGGGTAGAGAGAAGTGGTGGTAAGTTAACATGCCCAATGTGCCGTCAACAGTTTAAATTACCAAGTAATGGTGTGGGGGGCCTACCATCAAGTTATTTCATCAACCAACTACTTGAGTACACTaaagaaacaaaagaaaatgtAGCAAGTGAGAAACGTTGTGTTATGTGTAATAAGGAAGCTACTGCACACTGTATGGAGTGTTCAGCATATCTTTGCAGCCAGTGTTCTGAAAATCATTGCAAGATTCCTTCTTGTTGTGACCATACTGTGATGTCATTAAACCAGTATATGTCCATGGATGCAAAAGAACGCACTGCAGCAAAGCCTGTTATGTGTCCAAAACACACAAGTGTTGCTGTTGAGTTTTACTGTGGCACCTGTTCTGTACCCGTCTGCATGAAATGCACTGTTGTCACTCATAAAGGGCATAATTTACAAGAGCTTGATACAGCATTTGAAGAATTCAAAAGAGACGCCAATGAAATCTTATCTGGTTTTTCAACCCACGAGAATGAAATGAAGAGTGAGTTACTAAAGCATGTTACTGAAAAAGAGGCACGGAAAGAATCTGTGAAAAAATGTATAACTGAAGTGAAACAGCATACTAAAAACCTGCATCAGATGATTGATGATGCTGAGAAAGTGTTGTTGGATGACCTGACAACACAATATAAGATAGTTACAGCTAAGCGACAGAAAGAAAAAATAGATACAGAAAGCAAAATAGAACAGCTGCAGAATGCCTCGTTGTTTGTTGACACATTAGTCAAAGCACCTCAGCCTAGTGCAGCTTTATTTGATGCCAGTAAAATTATGAATGAGGCTAggaaaataatgaatgaaagGCAGTCTAGTAGAGGACCACCTTCCAAGCGACAAAGAAATGTCATTTCCTTCCGAAACATACCAGAGGCTGTTGTCACTTCAGgtacaatattttcttttcaaaaaaATGCTCAGCTTACTGCAAATGCCACTAAAATTGGAACTGTTGTACAGCAACCcttttaa